TTCTGCTTTCTTCAGTCGCATGGCTACACCGCTGAACGTTACGTGCACAATATGGAGGTAGACCTTACAGTAAATGATTTTGACACGGCACAGGCGGAGTCGAAGCTCGCAAAAAGAGGCTTCAAAATAAGACGGCTGGAGCACGAAGAGGAACAGACATTTTACGAGTGGATGTTGGGGACTTGGAGCCAAAACTGGACAACGGAAGCGTGCAATTCGCTGAAAAGTACGCCAGTGACAACATTTATAGCCCTCGATTCAGATGGCAACATCTGCGGTTTCGCCACCTACGATGTCACAATGTTTCGCGGCGGGTTCGGTCCCACAGGGGTAGAAGAACGGTTACGCGGCTTAGGAATCGGGAAAGTCCTTTTTCTTCGCTGTCTCCAAGATATGAAAGCCCGTGGCTATCCGCGTTGTGAGATTGCGTGGGTTGGACCCATCTCGTTTTACGCACACACCGCAGGCGCAAGGATCTGCGCGACGTTTATGCAGGGAAGTAAGGTGTTGTAGGAAGCAATTACACTATTGGTTCATATAAACCAATGGTGCTAGTTTGCAGCTATTAATAACGTGAAACGTGATGCGTGAGACGTAAAAATCATTGATTCATCGGTTCATTTAGCCCCAGCGGGGCGACATGTGTATCCGACGGGGGCACGTAAAAAGAATGAATGAACCAACCAACTAATGAACCAATGAACTCCCGATAAATCGGGATTTTCAACTTGAACCATGTGGAAACGACTTTCTTACTAAACTAGCACCAAAGGTTATTATCTTCAACATGCCCAGATCTCTAATTTCTACGCGACTCAGATGACTTTCGATCGCCGCCAGCGTGATTTTTTGAAGTTCTTCCTAGAGCAGGGGTTAGATATAGAAAATAGGGCTTAATTAGCACTA
This is a stretch of genomic DNA from Candidatus Poribacteria bacterium. It encodes these proteins:
- a CDS encoding GNAT family N-acetyltransferase, with protein sequence MPHFVELQPQHLDELAAFCNRNFEFHSGQFEAGILHKRIFDDQDYLPDHGFLLRNNGKTIGFMVGVLRGNEGCLKLFAVDREHRRLGLGSMMLAEIEELFRSGGAERVRILNCSPYYFTPGLDPRYTEAFCFLQSHGYTAERYVHNMEVDLTVNDFDTAQAESKLAKRGFKIRRLEHEEEQTFYEWMLGTWSQNWTTEACNSLKSTPVTTFIALDSDGNICGFATYDVTMFRGGFGPTGVEERLRGLGIGKVLFLRCLQDMKARGYPRCEIAWVGPISFYAHTAGARICATFMQGSKVL